Part of the Paenibacillus kyungheensis genome, CGGCAAATCTTATAAAGTCTAAAATAGGCTTACCTTTAACAGAACAAGAACAGAAAATAGAAAATAAGATTACGTAAAGGAGGCTTCTCTACATGGAACTTAATATATTTAATACAGGAAGCAAATTTGTAGAAGCCAAAGAATTAGTAAAAGAAATGTATCTTGAAGATGAAAGACCTTGGGTTGTTGGATTTAGTGGAGGAAAAGATTCCACAGCAGTTGTACAAATTGTTTTTCAAGCGTTACAAGAGTTAGAACCTTCTCAACTTCATAAAAAAGTATATGTTATTTCTTCAGATACTCAAGTAGAAACACCACTTATTATTGATAAAATAACTAGAACTTTAGGACGTATTGAGAAGAAAGCTTTAGAGATCGGTTTACCATTTGAGACACAAAAAGTTCGTCCAAAAGCAGAGCAAACTTTCTGGTCTTCTATTATTGGTAAAGGTTATCCAACTCCAAGGCAGAAGTTCAGATGGTGTACAGATCGTTTGAAGATCGAACCAGCTAATCGCTTTATTTTAGATAAAGTAGATCAATTTGGTGAAGTAGTTATGTTATTAGGTGTACGTGATTCGGAGAGTGCAACACGTGCAGCGGTTATGCAATCTCATACTATTGAAGGAAAGAAATTAATGAAGCATTCTACTTTAAGAAATGCTTTTGTATTTGCACCTATCCGTAGCTTCAGTGTAGATGATGTATGGGAGTTTTTGCTACAATATGAATCTCCATGGGGAGATGACAACAATGAGCTCTTACAGCTTTATCAGGACTCTAGTAGTGAATGCCCATTAGTTGTAGATAAAGAAGTGAAAGAGAGTGCAGGGTCTTGTGGTAATAGTCGATTTGGATGCTGGACATGTACAGTTGTTACAGAGGATAAAGCTTTAAGTGGGTTTATTAACAATGGTGTAGATTGGTTACGTCCATTATATGATTTTAGAAACTTTTTAGTAGAAGTACGTGAAGATCGCTCCAAAAGACAAAAACGTCGTATGAATGGTGAAGTTTATTTAACAACTAATCTCGGTGGGATTGATCCACAGGATTTAAGTTATCCAAGAATTTATAAATCAGAAATTAAAGAATATATTGATACCAATAATATTAATTTAGCAACGATTGAAGATCTTGATATTTTAGTGATTGATGAAGATGACAATAATACTCCTAAACGTTTCGGAGTTGGACCATTTACATTAGATGCAAGAGAAGAAATATTAAGAAAATTGTTACGTACACAAAAAGAAATTAGAGAACTTCATGATCCAACTATCGAATTAATTACAGTTGAAGAATTAAAAGCTATTCGCAAATACTGGCATGATGATTTGCAATGGGAAGATCGCTTACCTCAGATTGTAGAAGAGGAAACTGGCGAAGTATATGATTGGCAACAAGATGATCGTCCTGTTTTCAAAGAAGATCAATTGACTGATCTAGAAACGTTATGTCAAGAAGAAGGCGTTAATCTTAGCTTGCTTAAAAAATTAATTTCAGTTGAAAAAGATTATTCTGGTGTGAAAATTAGACGTGGTTTATTCCAAGCATTTGATAAAACGTTAAAACAAGATTTCTTACATTTATAAAAGGTGGATTAAGTACTCAATGCAGATTAATAAACTGGTTCTTCGTAATATTGGTGCTTACGGAGACCTAAATACTTTTGATTTCCGAACAAATTCTAAAAAGAATGTGGTATTACTAGGTGGGAAAAATGGTGCAGGTAAAACAACAATTTTAGAATCTATACGTATAGCCTTGTTTGGCTCAATGGCATATGGATTTGTGACAGACAATGAACCTTATTTTCGGAAAATAAGATCATTATTGAACCGAAAAGCTGTACAAGCTAACGGAAATGATTTTCAAATTGCACTTAACTATATATCGACAGAAGAATTTCAGCCTAACGAATACTCGTTAGTTCGGAGCTGGAGATTAAAAGATCAAAAAATAAGGGAATACTTTTCTGTTCAAAAGAATGGGCAACATTTAAATGCTCAAGAAATATCTGATTTTCAAAATAGATTACGTGAAGAGATGCCTCCTCGATTATTTGAGTTATGTCTATTTGATGGAGAAGATATCTCGCGCATTGTCTCAGAAGAACGAATTCCTGAATATTTGAGAGAATCTGGTAAAATTTTATTTAACCTAGATCTTTTTATGAATTTAGAAAAAGATTTACAAACGTATAGAATTCAATATGCTCAGAAAAATGCAGATGCAGCTAAAGAAATTGAAGAACAAGAACGTTTGGAAAAAGAAATTAATGATTTAAAGGTAGTTTTAAATGAAAAAGAAATTTCTATTGTAGAATATGAAGAAGAAGTGAATCGTTTAGAAGATTCAATCAAACAAGATAAAAAAGATTTTGAAGTTCATGGAGGATTAGTTCAAGAAAAAAGAAATGAACTGATGAATCGTATTAATGTAATTGAAAATGAACGTAAAACCAATTCTGATCAAGTTAGAAGTTTTATTAATACTTTACTACCTTTTCATATTGCCCGTAAGCAATTAGAAGAAGTAAACCAACAATTAATTGCTGAGAAAAATTACGAATCCTATGAATTTGTGATGACTACTTTAGAAAAGAAGAAGTTGAATCAATTAATTCAAACTATGAATCCATCTAAAGACTTGCTCTCATCTCAAGGCGATGCACCTTTATTAGATGTAGATGAATTATACAATGGTATACTCGAAATTTTAAAACCAGATAATATTCATCTCTTGCATCGTGCATCTTTTGCACAACGCAGTGAAATTCATAATTTGTTTAATCGTATTATGGCTATAGATATTAATAGTTATATTACTCTATTTGATAAAAATGCTAGCTTACTAGAGGAAGCACAAAAGCTACGTAAAGCTGTAGAACGTAATGATCAATCTAGTGAATTCAAAGAGATATTAAATAACATTGAAAGTAAAACAAAAGAAGCAGAGCAATTTAAACTGTTACTTGAGCAACAGACATATGATATTCAACTATTAAGAGAGAATATACAAAGTAAAGTTTTAGCATCAAGTAAAATCACAGATAAAATTCGTGAATTCCATAAAGCTGAAAACTCATTTGCAATGACAGAAAAACTCCTTACTGTAAGTCGTAAATTTAGAGAACGACAATGGCGTAAAAAGTTAGATGATGTATCTAATGAAGCTACCAAATTGATTAATATTTTATTCCGTAAAAAATCATATATTGAAAGAATGCACATTAATCATTCTTCTTTTGAGTTAAATCTATATGATAAGCAAAAACAAGAGATCACTAAAGAACGTTTATCTGCTGGTGAGAAAGAAATGCTTATGCTTACCGTTATTCTATCGATGTTCAAAGTATCCGGTTGGAAATTACCATTTGTATTTGATACATTGCTAGGAAGACTGGATCAAGATCATAAGAAAGCATTAATTCAACATTTTATTCCGCGATGTGGTGATCAAGTGCTTATCTTTACAACAGATTCAGAAATTGGTGTAGATCAATTCGAATATATCAAAGATATTACTTCAACTTACTATACATTAGAGTTCAATGAAATCTTAGATCAAGCTGAAATTGTTAAAGGTCGCTATTTCAATATTAATAAGGAGAATAGCGCTATATGAACTTTACATTAAAAACATCCAAATATGCTAAAGAAATACTAACTCAATTACATTCTTCTACAGGAATAACACCTAACCTACTTATACGTTATGCTGTAGCTCTTTCTCTAAAAAATAATAAGTCTGATGTAGAGATTCAGCCAATTGTAAAAGATTTTACAGATGGATTAGTATTGAATCGTAATACGGTCACAGGTGAACATGATTATGTATTCCGAGCAATGATTACACAAGCAGCAGGAAAAGAACTTACAGATGAACAATACTTTCCGGGATATTTTAATGCTCATTTGGAAAGAGGTATTCGTTCTCTAGCTGCTGAGTACAAAAGTGCAGGCAATTACGAACGTTTTGTTCGTGCATTGCTACTCTAATGAAAGTAGTGATCTTGAATGCTTTATTTAGATAATAGTGCTACCACTAAAATTCATCCAGAAGTACTTGAAGCGATGATGCCATACTTGCAAGAAGAGTATGGTAATCCTTCAAGTAAATTTTATTCATTAGCAGAAAATGCGAAAAAAGCAGTAGCTATAGCTCGTCAACAAGTAGCAGACTTAGTAGGTTGTGACTCAGATGAAGTGATTTTTACAAGTGGAGCAACTGAGAGTAATAATATGATCATTAAAGGTATCGCTGATTACTACGGTAGAGAAGACCAAGGTAATAAGAATATGTTAACTTCGAAAGCTGAACATCCTTCTGTAATTGAAACGTTTGAATTTCTTGGAGAACGTGGATATGAAGTGACTTATATGGATGTAGATCAATATGCGCGGGTAGATGTAGAAGCAATAAAAAAAGTAGCTGATCAAAATCAGCCATTATTAACTTCTATCATGTGGGGAAATAACGAAATTGGTTCTTTAAATCCTATACAAGAACTTTCTCAGATTTTTGAGGAAAACAAACTCTTTTTCCATACAGATGCTACCCAAGTAGTAGGCAAAGTACCGATCAATCTAAAAGAATTAAAAGGAATTCGCTTTCTGTCTCTATCTGCTCATAAGATGGGTGGACCAAAAGGGATTGGAGCAGTAATCATAAGAAAGCAATCTAAAGAAATATATACTCGTTTAACTCCACTCCTGCATGGAGGAGGACAAGAGAATAATTATAGAAGCGGTACGTTGGCTGTTCATAATATTGTTGGATTAGGGAAGGCTGCTGAGCGAGCAGCGATTAACCTTGAGAGTAATGTTCAGCGATTAAAAGAGTTGGAAAATTATTTGACTGATATTTTTAAAAATAATCTAAAAGATAAAATTAAGTTTAATAGTGATGAGAAGGATAAAATTCCAGGATTAGTTAGTTTACAATTTATTGGAGTTAATAATGAGTTGCTTATTAAAAAATTATCTGATTATACTGCTTTGTCTTCTGGATCAGCTTGTAGTTCAAGTAAGCCTAGTCATGTATTAAATGCAACAGGAAAGAGTCTAGAAGAAGTAAGACAAACTATAAGGATAACTTTAAGTCCAGAACTATCAAAAGATAGTTTGGAATTTTTTACGAGAATCAAATGAATAAATACTATAAATCAAAATAATCACGTTATATTTATTAGATTTTTAAGGTATTATTAAGTTTGAGTTTTGAGGTTATATCAATTACTCAAACTTAATATTTACTCTAAACTAAATAATAATAAAAAATCAAGCTTCAATATCTTTATAATTAGGAAAATATCGATAGTGTTTTTCATACAAATTAATTTGTGAAATAGGTATATCATGATTATTGAGTTGCTTTTTAATGGGCATTTTAGAATCTAAATATTTTAATTCTTTATAAGTAAGAATAGGTATTTTAATGTCATAAGGAGTATTGTCATTAGATACAAAGTTTAAATTATTAAAATTGCAATCGTTGAATTTTTTGCTGTCTTTAGATTTGAATATAACTCCACCAACAGTAAGCATCCGAGCACTACGAGAATTTTCTTGATAATGAATATTAATTAATTGTTCATATTTTATTTTATCCTCTTTTTTTAAGCCTCTATTCCTATCTACAATTGAACTATTAATTTCCTCATTTATTATAGTTCTATATAATTTTGCAAGAGACCAACCTTCAATTTGATTTGGTTTTTTTATTTCTTCTGTTAATTTACCTTCCAATTGTTCATCTAAAATAGCTTTTCTATCATCGAAATCAGTTGCTCGTCCTTTTAAACTTCCGTTACAAGATATTAAAAGGATACTACCAGATGATAGATTTTTAATGAGATATTCAATGCATAAGAGCATATCAAGGTTTAAAGAAGTATCAAAATCTAGCCAAACTATACTTTGTGTGTTCCACTTTAACGTTGGTAAAATGCTTAGAGCATCTCCAAATTTTAATTCTATGAAGCGAAAAGGTAGATTGAGTTTAAATCTTTTTTGGTTTTCTATTTCATTCTCAATGCTAATCATAGTTTTAAAACCTAATAGTCTATGAAATAAAATAAAATCACTAAAATAAATTGATCCTAATCCTACATATCTGTAGTTATTTATTGGAGCAAATATGTTTAATCTAGAGAAAAGTTCTCCTAACATTTTTCTCTCTATAGCTTTTGCTGGTCTTAATGAATAGTCGATTTTTTCATAGCTTGCAGGCACTATTCTTCACCATCCATTTCCAAATAATAGTTAAATGTATAAGCACCTATATCTTTCAAAGTAGAGATTCCTGTCAATTCTTGTGCTTTCTCAATCTTATCTATTGACATAAGATAAGAAATTCTTCTTTCTTTAGGAGTATTTTTATTTAAACTAGGTAGTTTTGGACTTATGTTTAATATATTAAAATTGACTTGTTCAATTTTAATTGCAGAACTAGAATTTATAAATTCTTTTATTGAATCATTACCATCTTCACTTTGTGAGGCAACATCTCTTAAATATTTAGTTAAACTTTTCATCATTATCATCATTTGAGTCCTTGCAAATCTAAAAGCATCATTTTCAACATCTATTCCTGTTTTAGTAGTAGTCCATGGTAATAATAAAGCATCGGTTGATTCAAAAAAAACATATCCTCTAAACCAAGCAACATCATTATGATATAAAGAGTGATTATCTCCCCACCCTGTAATAAAAGATTTATCTGCTGCTAATATTAGTCTATCATTGCAAAATATATACCAGCCAGATCGACTAGGCTCTCGTTTTCCTAATCCAACGATGATCTTGATATTTACGTTTTGATAAACTTTTTCAAAATACGCAGGCTTAATTATCTCATTATCTATAATCTCAAAGATATCATTTTTTATTTTAGCTCCATTAATGTTTATCTTTAAACCTTTATCTAATTTTCTACCAACTTTACTTTTAATTTCTTCAATTAATTGTTTTTCAAAACTTGGTAAATCAAATTGTTCTTCATTGTGTAAACTTTTCACTATGACTTCTGTTCCTGTAATCTCAAGAGGATTATTAATGTTTATATTAGTTTCTTTAAATGAGAATTTCCATTCAGGATCTTTACGCCATTCTTTTACATCAACTGAAAAGTTAAAACTTGACTCTCTAGAAATGGAATGAATTTGAAAAAAGTCACCTAATCTAAAGAGTGCTCTTTTCATTCCAACTCCAAATCTACCTATACTTTGGATTTCATTATCAGTATATTGTTCAGGTCTACCGAATCTGAAAGCATATTCTTTTGCAGTTTTTACACTTATACCGCCACAATTATCTTTTATAGAAAATTGATCCTTATCGAATAATAAATCAATTTGGTATCCTTCGTAATTTTCCGAATTAGTTTCTCTTAATAATTTTGTTGCACCGTCTATAGAATTATCTACTAGTTCTGTGATGGCACTAACTACTGGAATATCTCTAGTAAGCATTGTAATAAAAAAATCTTTAGAAGGGGAAGCATCTATATCTTTTCTCATTTCGGTTTTATCTCCTATTCTATTCAAATCAAAGAAAGAATTATTTAACTATTAACTTTAATATATCTGGAATTTCTTCATGATCCTCAAACCAGACAATTCGTATACCGAACTCTGCAAATAAACGTTCTCTTGAAAAATGAAAATCTTCTAAAAAAGAATTTAATAATTCTTTACTGATTTGGTTTTTTAATTTTTTTAAATCTTCGCTCACATCTTCTAGATCTAAACGTTGCATCAAAGCATAATGTTTTACCTTTTTTAAATTTCTGCGGGCAGCTATATCTAGAATTCTTCTCATATTAGGATCATTCATAGAAAGTCCTATAAATAAGCATATATTCTCTTTTAAAACATGCATCTGCGTAATATTTGACCAGGAATAGGCATCAGTATATACAGTATGATAAGCTTGCTCACTGAAAACAATTAAGTTATCAGAAGATTCATCAAATTCAGAATTATGCTGTGGTAAATAGCCATGAACATGAAAAACTGGTAATAGTACTGGATTTATCTCATCATCTTCTTTAAAAACTGTCATGAAATCTACTGGTACTCTACTTAGGTGTTGTTCTAACAAATCATCGTAATTAAAAGTTACAACAGATCGAATTCTATATTTCCCACGATGATTACATAACTTAGCTAACCAAGATAACGTTTCTGATGTAAAAGTTCTTTTTCTACTA contains:
- the dndC gene encoding DNA phosphorothioation system sulfurtransferase DndC; translated protein: MELNIFNTGSKFVEAKELVKEMYLEDERPWVVGFSGGKDSTAVVQIVFQALQELEPSQLHKKVYVISSDTQVETPLIIDKITRTLGRIEKKALEIGLPFETQKVRPKAEQTFWSSIIGKGYPTPRQKFRWCTDRLKIEPANRFILDKVDQFGEVVMLLGVRDSESATRAAVMQSHTIEGKKLMKHSTLRNAFVFAPIRSFSVDDVWEFLLQYESPWGDDNNELLQLYQDSSSECPLVVDKEVKESAGSCGNSRFGCWTCTVVTEDKALSGFINNGVDWLRPLYDFRNFLVEVREDRSKRQKRRMNGEVYLTTNLGGIDPQDLSYPRIYKSEIKEYIDTNNINLATIEDLDILVIDEDDNNTPKRFGVGPFTLDAREEILRKLLRTQKEIRELHDPTIELITVEELKAIRKYWHDDLQWEDRLPQIVEEETGEVYDWQQDDRPVFKEDQLTDLETLCQEEGVNLSLLKKLISVEKDYSGVKIRRGLFQAFDKTLKQDFLHL
- the dndD gene encoding DNA sulfur modification protein DndD; translated protein: MQINKLVLRNIGAYGDLNTFDFRTNSKKNVVLLGGKNGAGKTTILESIRIALFGSMAYGFVTDNEPYFRKIRSLLNRKAVQANGNDFQIALNYISTEEFQPNEYSLVRSWRLKDQKIREYFSVQKNGQHLNAQEISDFQNRLREEMPPRLFELCLFDGEDISRIVSEERIPEYLRESGKILFNLDLFMNLEKDLQTYRIQYAQKNADAAKEIEEQERLEKEINDLKVVLNEKEISIVEYEEEVNRLEDSIKQDKKDFEVHGGLVQEKRNELMNRINVIENERKTNSDQVRSFINTLLPFHIARKQLEEVNQQLIAEKNYESYEFVMTTLEKKKLNQLIQTMNPSKDLLSSQGDAPLLDVDELYNGILEILKPDNIHLLHRASFAQRSEIHNLFNRIMAIDINSYITLFDKNASLLEEAQKLRKAVERNDQSSEFKEILNNIESKTKEAEQFKLLLEQQTYDIQLLRENIQSKVLASSKITDKIREFHKAENSFAMTEKLLTVSRKFRERQWRKKLDDVSNEATKLINILFRKKSYIERMHINHSSFELNLYDKQKQEITKERLSAGEKEMLMLTVILSMFKVSGWKLPFVFDTLLGRLDQDHKKALIQHFIPRCGDQVLIFTTDSEIGVDQFEYIKDITSTYYTLEFNEILDQAEIVKGRYFNINKENSAI
- a CDS encoding DndE family protein translates to MNFTLKTSKYAKEILTQLHSSTGITPNLLIRYAVALSLKNNKSDVEIQPIVKDFTDGLVLNRNTVTGEHDYVFRAMITQAAGKELTDEQYFPGYFNAHLERGIRSLAAEYKSAGNYERFVRALLL
- a CDS encoding cysteine desulfurase family protein encodes the protein MLYLDNSATTKIHPEVLEAMMPYLQEEYGNPSSKFYSLAENAKKAVAIARQQVADLVGCDSDEVIFTSGATESNNMIIKGIADYYGREDQGNKNMLTSKAEHPSVIETFEFLGERGYEVTYMDVDQYARVDVEAIKKVADQNQPLLTSIMWGNNEIGSLNPIQELSQIFEENKLFFHTDATQVVGKVPINLKELKGIRFLSLSAHKMGGPKGIGAVIIRKQSKEIYTRLTPLLHGGGQENNYRSGTLAVHNIVGLGKAAERAAINLESNVQRLKELENYLTDIFKNNLKDKIKFNSDEKDKIPGLVSLQFIGVNNELLIKKLSDYTALSSGSACSSSKPSHVLNATGKSLEEVRQTIRITLSPELSKDSLEFFTRIK
- a CDS encoding O-methyltransferase — protein: MPASYEKIDYSLRPAKAIERKMLGELFSRLNIFAPINNYRYVGLGSIYFSDFILFHRLLGFKTMISIENEIENQKRFKLNLPFRFIELKFGDALSILPTLKWNTQSIVWLDFDTSLNLDMLLCIEYLIKNLSSGSILLISCNGSLKGRATDFDDRKAILDEQLEGKLTEEIKKPNQIEGWSLAKLYRTIINEEINSSIVDRNRGLKKEDKIKYEQLINIHYQENSRSARMLTVGGVIFKSKDSKKFNDCNFNNLNFVSNDNTPYDIKIPILTYKELKYLDSKMPIKKQLNNHDIPISQINLYEKHYRYFPNYKDIEA
- a CDS encoding ATP-binding protein — translated: MRKDIDASPSKDFFITMLTRDIPVVSAITELVDNSIDGATKLLRETNSENYEGYQIDLLFDKDQFSIKDNCGGISVKTAKEYAFRFGRPEQYTDNEIQSIGRFGVGMKRALFRLGDFFQIHSISRESSFNFSVDVKEWRKDPEWKFSFKETNININNPLEITGTEVIVKSLHNEEQFDLPSFEKQLIEEIKSKVGRKLDKGLKININGAKIKNDIFEIIDNEIIKPAYFEKVYQNVNIKIIVGLGKREPSRSGWYIFCNDRLILAADKSFITGWGDNHSLYHNDVAWFRGYVFFESTDALLLPWTTTKTGIDVENDAFRFARTQMMIMMKSLTKYLRDVASQSEDGNDSIKEFINSSSAIKIEQVNFNILNISPKLPSLNKNTPKERRISYLMSIDKIEKAQELTGISTLKDIGAYTFNYYLEMDGEE
- a CDS encoding SIR2 family protein, with the translated sequence MKIYDAAILALKELNTPSTPLEILEIVKKNGWYSFNTQNEIGVLTQAIRRHMKGYAGVQASEKKFFLQQGNKYTLINQQAQSLVVPKETIQPNWKMARQDYIMQIKNAFQRDQLSLFLGAGVSTSAGFPTWNALLEKLNDAVIEQMHNRKFGGKLSSEIVNKDDKKVMSNLLASLRDESPIINAFFLESTINSHVSLAKHIRHALYGKNSRKRTFTSETLSWLAKLCNHRGKYRIRSVVTFNYDDLLEQHLSRVPVDFMTVFKEDDEINPVLLPVFHVHGYLPQHNSEFDESSDNLIVFSEQAYHTVYTDAYSWSNITQMHVLKENICLFIGLSMNDPNMRRILDIAARRNLKKVKHYALMQRLDLEDVSEDLKKLKNQISKELLNSFLEDFHFSRERLFAEFGIRIVWFEDHEEIPDILKLIVK